One genomic region from Spirulina subsalsa PCC 9445 encodes:
- a CDS encoding DUF2281 domain-containing protein, giving the protein MLPLEIAIQKIQQLPPEQWQKVLEFIEFLEYQSMHQQKATKTLETSEISFAEAAKEFIGCLDSDLEDLSYNPKYLEGLGQE; this is encoded by the coding sequence ATGCTTCCCCTAGAAATAGCCATCCAAAAAATTCAACAATTGCCTCCTGAGCAATGGCAAAAGGTACTTGAATTTATAGAATTCTTAGAATACCAATCTATGCACCAGCAAAAAGCAACTAAAACCCTAGAAACTTCTGAAATTTCATTTGCAGAGGCAGCTAAAGAATTTATTGGCTGTCTCGATAGTGACTTAGAAGATTTGTCCTATAATCCTAAGTATTTAGAAGGATTAGGTCAAGAATGA
- a CDS encoding type II toxin-antitoxin system VapC family toxin: MSPKIIVDTGVLIAFLLPKDKFHSWAVSQFSKITHPVITNEAVITEACFLARRIYQGQATILKLIKQGYLVIPFTLNQEIEAIESLMQRYISVPMSLADACLVRMSEMYEDSRIITLDSDFTIYRKHRNQTISIIMPPDN; this comes from the coding sequence ATGAGTCCAAAAATTATTGTAGACACGGGAGTTTTAATTGCTTTTCTCTTGCCCAAGGATAAATTTCATTCTTGGGCTGTTAGCCAATTTTCAAAAATTACTCATCCTGTCATCACCAATGAAGCGGTAATCACAGAAGCCTGTTTTCTAGCCCGAAGGATTTATCAAGGGCAAGCCACTATTTTAAAATTAATCAAACAAGGATATCTGGTTATACCCTTTACCTTAAACCAAGAAATAGAAGCGATAGAGAGCCTCATGCAACGCTATATTTCAGTCCCCATGTCGTTAGCCGATGCCTGTTTAGTGAGAATGAGTGAAATGTATGAAGATAGTAGAATTATAACCCTAGATAGTGATTTTACAATTTATCGAAAACACCGAAACCAAACAATTTCTATCATTATGCCACCGGATAATTAA